AGCGCCCTATCGCGGGTCAGTCGTTTCAAAACCGCGGCGTTCCACTCTGACTATGCGGGTATCATCAGCGGTCTGCGGTACCACGAACGGGAATCACTGGTCATGCAGATGTTGCGGACCCTGTTTGCAGGAACAGCCGTCCCCGAAGACGCGAAACTTATGCTGGCAACGACCAAAGGGGAGATTGACCTGCTCGAACAGAGCATGCTTGAGAACAAGGGCGATGTTGAGGAAGCAATTGTCAGCAGGCTCATCAGCAAGGTGGCCGAACTGACCTCCGCCAAGGGCGGCGGGCTGGTGCTTTCGGCTGCCTGCACGTCATCAGCCGCGGCGGCTGCGCAGGCAGCTGCCATGGTCAGGAACGGACACGCTGACTGCGTGCTCGTGGTTGCCTGCGACAGCGTGACTGAATTTATTGTTTCCGGTTTTTCCTCGCTCATGGCGCTGGACAAACAGCCTGCACGGCCCTTTGACAGGAACCGGGCAGGCCTGAACGTGGGCGAGGCCGCGGCCTATGCGCTTATTATGAGCGAAGAACGCGCGGTCCGCGAGGGCCGTCCTGTTCTCGGGACGATAGCAGGCTGGGGTCTGAGCGATGACGCGAACCACATGACCGGCCCGTCTCGCGAGAGCGAAGGCCTTGTCCTGGCCATCAGGAAGGCGTTTGTGTCCGCCGGCATCCGTCCTGCTGATGTGGGGCTTATCGCCGCGCACGGCACCGGGACCGTGTACAACGACCAGATGGAGATGCGTGCTTTTCGCGCTGTATTCACGGATGGTCCCCGTCCGGTGTATTCCATCAAAGGCGGCATTGGACACACGATGGGAGCGGCGGGGCTCGTGGAGATGCTCATCGCGCAACGCGCGCTCCGGGAAGGGATTGTCCCGCCCACGGTGAACCTGATCGAGGTTGATGACGATGCGCGGGGATGGGCTTCTGACCGACCGCAGCCGGTACGCAGCCGGTCTCTGGCCCTGATGACGAACGCGGGTTTCAGCGGGATCAACACGGCCTTGGTGCTGGATTTATGACGGATGAATAGCATTTTATCAAAAGGGGAAGAATATATCTCGCGGAGGCGCGGAGTTCGCAGAGAAAAGCTTAAAAATATTCTGGTTTAAAGCCAAGACTTAACGGTGTTGTTTTAACTCTGCGTGCTCCGCGTACTCTGCGAGAGACGACCTTTTGGTTCTGGTTTATCCAGGTTAGGAAACAATGTCAATTTCCGTCAACGGCATAGGATGGCTCACCAAAGAAGGCTATGGTTGTATCAGGAGCGAACTCAAGCATGTGTATGAGGCCGGCGAAGGCGCTCTCACCCTGCCGAAGAGGGACATTTTTTCTCATCCCTTTAAAAACTTCGGCCGGCTCGACACCATATCAAAAATGACTGTTTTTGGCGTGAGTCTCGCCCTTCAGGACGCGGGCATCGAATACTCGCCGACAGGGAAACAGGACATCGGGATCGTCGGAACAAATGCAGAGGGTTCACTCCGGTCCGATATCGGGTACTTCCGGGATTATCTTGAGAGCGGGCGTACGCTGTCGCGGGGGAACCTGTTCATTTACACGCTGCCGTCGAGCCCGATCGGTGAAGCAGCCATTCATTTCGGATTTCTGGGGCCGGTTCTGTATGCGGCCGGAGAGAGCAACGCACTGTCAGCCGTGCTCGACGTGGCGACCGAGATGGTCCTTGCCGACGAAGCGCCGGTGATGCTTGCGGGGAAGGCGGAAGCCGATGAGGCACTGTTCTTCGTCCTGCGTCGGGAACGCGATCAGGGCGGTTCGGTCCTCTGTGATGTGGCTGAGGCCCGGGCTCTTGCAGAAACGGGCTCCGATGTAGCAGGATTGGTAAGAAAATTCATAACTTTTCAGCAAAATACGTAACTGCTCAGGTCAAAATATTATCCGCAGATTACACAGATTTCATCACGCCCAGGCGTGACGCTCATCTGCGAAATCTGCGGATAAAAGGGTTTTTCTCTAATGTAACACCCTTCTGGATTCAGATGTGCTGAGTTGTTACGAAAAATCATACGAATGACGGAAAGAAAGGCATAGTGTGAAGATCAGACTCATTTATCCAAAGTGGCCCAAGCTGGAACGGCAGACGGAGTTCCATCTGCCGCCGCACGGCCCGATCTGTTTTGCGGCCACCGTGCCCGGCGACGATGAGCTTGCGTTCACTGATGAACATGTGGAGGCGATCAATTTTGACGAGAAGACGGACCTGGTCGCCATCTCGTGCATGCTCACGTGCCAGATCAAGCGGGGGTGGGAGATCGCCGACCGGTTCCGCGCGAGGGGGATCCCGGTCATCTTCGGCGGCATCGGCGCCATGCTGCATGCCGAAGAAACCAGGATGCATGCCGATTCCGTGTTCCTCGGCGAGGCCGAGGGCCGTTTTGGACAAGTGCTGCAAGACCTGAAGAACAACAGCCTCAAGAAGGTGTATGACTATCAATGGAACTTTCCCGACATGAGCGTGGTCGGGCCGGCGAGGCGGAATATCCTCAACCGGGAGCGATACAACTATCGTGGCGTGCAGATGGTTGATCTCATTCATGCCTCGCGAGGCTGCCGGTTCAACTGTTTCTGCTGCTGTACCCCGTTCCTGGGCGGACGGAAGTTCCGGCCCCGTCCCATCGATGACGTTGTTCGCGAGGTCGCGGCCATTGATAACAACCGTCTGTTCTTCGTGGACAACTCCCTGGCCCAGAACGATCAGTGGGAGAAGGACCTGTTCAAGGCGTTGATCCCGCTCAAAAAGAAATGGGTCTCTCATCCCATCAAGGACGACGACGAGATCCTGGACCTTGCGGCCGAGGCCGGTTGCTGGTATGTGTACCAGGCCATCTTCGACACGTCGGACTACATCCGGAAGCGCGTAAAGCGGCTGCAGGAGCGCGGCATCGGCGTCGAGGGTACGATCATCCTCGGAATGGATGAACAGGATGAGGATTATGTCAAGCGGCTTGTCGATTTTCTGCTCGAGATCAAGCTGGACCTGGCCGAGTTCACGATCCTGACGCCGTTCCCGAATACACCGGTCCGTGATGCGCTCGCGAAGGAGGGCAGGATCCTGACGAACGACTGGAACCAATACACAGGCGGGCAGGTGGTGTATCAACCGGCACTGATGACGCCGACAAAGCTGCAGGACCTGTATTATTACGCCTGGGACACGTTCTACGAGGAAAGCAGTCAGAACCTCAAGATGGCCAAGCTCTTTCTCAAGGTCATTGAAAAGGAGAAGGCGGACGGAACGTACCGGGGGGCAAGTCTCCGGCGCAGGAAATGGCAGCAGGAAGAGATCGCGGAGACGGCCCGATGAAGATACTGCTGATCTCGGCCAATGTGACCCTGTCGCCCTACCCGCTCTATCCCCTGGGGGTGAGCATTATAGCGGCCGTGCTCACGAAGGCGGGTCATACGGTTCACCAGGCTGACTTCCTGCAGCAGAACAACTCGCTTGAGGCGATCGGCCGGGAGGTACGGGAGTTCGGACCCGACCTGGTCGGGATATCGGTGCGCAATATCGACAACGTGAATCTCATGCACGAGCAGTATTACATCCAGAACGTAAAGGACCTCGTGACCACGGTCCGGGGGGCCTCGAACGCGAAGGTGCTTCTGGGAGGAGCGGGGTTCTCTCTTATCCCTGAACTGATCCTCAAAGAGACCGGCGCTGATTACGGCATTATCGGTGAAGGCGAGGTCCTGGCGGTTGAGTTTGCCGACAACGCGGCGAAAGGGATCTACCCGAAGGAGCGCCTCATCGGTTCAGCGACCAGGCTCCCGGGCGCGCAGATCAGTTCTGCCCTCTACGATGAGCGGCTGCTCGAATTTTATCTCCACAGCGGCAATATCGCTTCGATCCAGACAAAGCGGGGCTGTACCTATAAATGCGTGTACTGCACGTATCCCCTGCTCGAGGGCGCGGTGCTTCGCAGGAGGGAACCGCGGGCGGTGGTCGACGACATCGAACTCCTGCGCGACACGTTCAAGACCAAATATGTTTTCTTTGTCGATTCCGTGTTCAATGATGATGAGGGCGCGTATCTCGAGGTGCTCGTTGAAATGGAGAGGCGGAACATCAACATCCCCTGGACCGCATTCATCAAGCCCGGGGGCCTGACCGACGAGATCGTCGCACGCATGAAGAAAACCGGGTTCGCCGCGGCCGAGATCGGCACTGACGCGGCCTGCGATACCACGCTCAGGAAGATGGGCAAGAGCTTTACCTTTGATGACGTCATTGCGTGCAATGAACTTTTCGAGCGCCATGAGATCGCCGCGTCGCATTTCTTCATGTTCGGCGGACCGGGGGAGACCGAGGAGACGGTACAGGAAGGGATCAGGAACATCCTGGCCCTGAAAAAATGCGTGGCCTTCATCTTCATGGGCATACGCATCCTGCCTAATACCCCGCTGGCACGTCTGGCGATCAAGGAAAAGCTCATCGCGCCGGATGAGGGGCTGTTAAAGCCCGTCTACTACCTGTCTCCGGCCGTGGATAAAGAATGGCTCGAGCAAACATTGACCAGGGCCTTTGCCGACGTGCGTCATTGCGTGTTTCCGCCCGATAAAATGGACAACAGCCTCCAGGTCCTCCATAAGCTCGGATACACGGGCCCGATGTGGGACCTGCTGCTTCCCGGGAAGAAACCCAGAGAGAGGATACGGCATGCCGCAAAGTAGCTTACTACCGCGTGACCGCATCTGGTGCGCAGTGCCGGTCTATAATAACCGGGAAACGGTCAGGAAGGTAGCAAAGGAATGCCGCGCCATCCTGCAGCACGTCGTGGTCATCGATGACGGCAGTACGGACGTTGATGTGGCGGGGCTTCTTGCCGGTCTCGACGTGGTTGTTTTGAAACACGGGAAGAATCTCGGCAAAGGTCAGGCGATCCTTACCGCATCACGCTATGTTGAGGACCACGGCGGTCTGTACCTCATCACGATCGATGCCGATGGTCAGCATGTTCCGAGGGATATCGAGAGATTAATCCCGCTCATCAAGGAGGACGAACCAGGTCTTATCATCGGCTGCAGGGATTTTAATACAGAGAACGTCCCTGCATCGAGCCGTTTCGGCAGAGCGTTCGCGAATTTCTGGCTCAAGGTCGAGACCGGTCTGACCGTGGACGATTGCCAGAGCGGTTTCCGAGCCTATCCTGTTCAGTATCTTAATCAACTGCGCTTCAAGGGAAAGCGCTACGATTTTGAAGCTGAGGCGCTTGCCAGGTCGGCCTGGGCAGGGCTCAAACTTAAACCGGTCCCGGTCAGCGTGATTTATCCAAAGCCCGGGGATCGTGTTTCGAGTTTCAAGCCTTTTCTCGACAACCTGCGCCTCACGGGCATACATTCCATGCTTGTGGGCAGGCGTCTCCTTCCCTTGCCGCACAAGAAGCTGGTAAGGGATCTCAATGCATTCGATCTCTCGCTCTGGCGTCATCCGGGAAAGGTTCTCAAAATGCTCCTGCTTGAGAACGCGACACCGGTCGGCCTGGCGATGTCAGGGGCGATCGGCATGTTTCTTGCCGTTCTTCCGCTCCTGTTCGTGCATACGCTCGTGATCCTCTATGTTTCAATGCGACTCAACCTGAACAAGGTCGTGTCTCTCAACATACAGCACCTGGCCATGCCGCCTTTCATTCCTGCATTGTGCATCGAGACGGGATATTATCTTCGGCACGGTCAGTGGCTCACCGAGCTCTCGTTCAGGACGGTGTTTGAACAGTTCTCATCACGTTTGTACGAGTGGTTTCTCGGAGCTCTGATCATTGCTCCTCTGAGCGCTGTCATTATCGGAGGCGTTATTTTTATCGCCGCGACAGTGATCAAACGGGTAAGGTGCGCGAATGTCGCAAAAGAAGGATATTGAGCGGAAGCGGGGCAACCGGCTGGGCTTCTGGTTTTTCCGGACAGCAGTGCGTATCTTCGGCCTCAGGGGGACCTACGGACTGCTCACCATCGTCTGTCTCTACTATCTGGCTTTTGATCATGCGGCAGTTGCCGCGACCAAGGCCTATGTCAGGAGGCGCTTCCCGGACCACGGCGTGCTCCGGCAGCTGTTTGATGTATACTTGCTGTTCGTGAGCCAGGGGAAAAGCCTCATCGACCGTTTCTCCGTGGCCGCCGGCGCACAGGAGATCAGTCTCGAGATCGTCGGATATGAGAAGATCAAAGCGCTCCTGGCAGACGGACAGAAGGGTCTCATTTTGCTGACCGCTCATGTGGGCAACTGGCAGGTGGCGATGACGGCGCTCAGGGGACTTGGACGGACGGTCTACCTGATGATGCGCCCCGAGGACAATGTCGCGGTGAAAGAGGCGCTGAACATCGACAGCGAAAAGGAAACCGTCAGGATCATTTATACCGACGGCGCCATGGGCGGCGTGATAGAAGCCCTGAAGGCCATCAACCGGGGAGACATTGTTTCGATCATGGGAGACCGCACCTACGGATACGGTTCGGTAGAGGCATCGCTGCTCGGCGGGAACGTTCGGTTCCCGTACGGCGCGTTCAGTCTCGCATCCGCAGCGCAATGTCCCGTGGCAGTGCTGCTGTCGGCGAAGGTCGGAGCAACAAAACACGTTACCGATGTCTCGCACGTGATCGATCCTCCCGCGGGAAAGCGGGGAAACAAGGACGCGGAGATTCATGCCTGTGTTCAGGAGTTCGCCCGCGTCCTGGAAGAGTATTCAGTTCGTTACCCCTATCAGTGGTTCGTGTTTCGCGACATGTGGAAGGGGAATATTTAACGAGGCAATGCATCAGTTTGATGAAACAAGAATTCAGAATGAAAAGTGGTCTCACACGAAGGCACACCCTGCACTCGCGTTACCACTCGTAACCGCTGGGTGCAGGCGAAGACACGAAAAAAACAAGTAACTATTCAGGTTGGCCGCAAAAGAACGCAAAGATCTCAAAGAAAAGCTGACATCATGAAGTTCGGTTTTTAAATCTCTCTGCGTTCCTGGAGCCTGCCCTCGAAATGTCTTATCGGGGGTTCTTTCGCGGCTAACAGATTTTGATCTGAGTAGATACAAAAATAAAAAACAATATTACGTGCAAGGAGAACATGATGGAAAAGAACAAAGAGCAGGAACTGGCGGCAATACGAAAAGATCTCAAGGAGATGATCGTCCGTGACCTTTCGCTGGAAGACATCAAGCCGGAGGATATCAAGGACGATGAGGTCTTGTTCGGCGAAGGGCTTGGGCTGGATTCCCTCGATGCCGTCGAGATCGTCGTGCTGCTGCAGCGCAACTTCGGTATGGAAGTGAAGAACATGGATCAGGGGAAAGAGATATTTCATTCCATTGATACCATGGCCCATTTCGTATATGATAACAAAAACAAAGCATCATAATGCTTGATCACAGGAACGTATGAAACGATATTTTATCGTTGCGTGGCTTCTGGTGTTCATTGTTTCCTGCGTCGGCATTGGTACCAGGGAAACCGCAGCACCGATTGGGTCAACCCCGTTAGACCACTTAAGCGAAGGCAGCATGGCGGGGGACAGAGCGAATAAATCCAATTTGACGAGCGGTCTAACGGGGTCAATCCCGCTGGTCACGTTCGTGTTCGACGACGGGAACGATACGGATTATCTGGTTGCAAGGGACATTTTTGCGGAGCAGGGGGCTGTTGCATGCTCGGCGATCACGACGGACTGGATCAACGGACCGGGTTATATGACCGTTGCGCAGATCATCGGGCTCAAGGATGCGGGCTGGGAGATCATGGCCCATACAGCGACCCATCCGAACCTGAGGTCTCTCTCGTCCGCACAGGTCGAAGGTGAATTGTCCCGATCAAAAGCAACGCTCGAAGGTCTGGGGCTGAACATCAAAAACCTCGTCTATCCGTATAACAAGAACAATGAGATGGTAAGGGCGGTTGCGAGACGCTACTATCGTTCAGGACGGGGAGGCAGGAACGCTGTGAATGGGGCAATCGTTGATCCCTATGATCTAAAATCCTATTCAATCAAACATGATCTTGCCGGGATGGAGCGTTTTATCGACCGCGCTTATGCCGGCAGGTCCTGGATCATTTTCTACCAGCATCGGGTGGACATCAAGGTCGCTGTTGAAGAGAGACATGGAAGTTTCATCCCCGGGGAGAAACTAATGTTCAGCCCGTCGGGGGCTCAGGGCAGGTATGAACCGCCGGCCTGGTATTTGTTCTTCGGGTCTTTGTATTTTGTTCCGCTCTCGGGAAGACCGGGGGCGGGGGACACGATCATTGGTGAGTCAAGCGGCGCATCGGCGCGCATCGATCGCATTCTCTACGACGAATGGGCCCAGATCCGCGACATGATACGGTATGTCCGCACGCGCTATCCGGACATGCGGATCGTAACGATCGATCAGGGGCTGGACATTCTGGGTATCGCGCAACAGGCGCCTTTGGCGGCGGAGATTCCGGCACAGCCAGCGTACAGCGCGCGGTAAGCGTACTGAGCTTGTTGCACAAGCCTCCGTTCACCCTTCGACAAGCCCAGGGCGAACGGGTACGACTATTGATATTGCCAGATTTATTCCGTTCGTGCTGAGCCTGTCGAAGCACAAAATGGGTTTGTGCAACAGGCTCTACACTGAACAGAAATCGAAAACTATGCAAGATACCTCAATGGTGATCACAGGCATCGGTGTAATATCCGCTGCGGGAAACAACGTCGCCGAGACGCTCTCGTCCTTTGAGCTTGGGACGAGGAACGCGGGACCGGTGACTCTCTTCCCTACAATTTTGAAATCTCCGGCCTTTGAAGTGAAGCATCTTCCGGATGCATATTATCTGGAAGGGTGGCGGACATTGAGCCTTGCCCTGATCGCTGTTGATGAGGCGATGAAGGACGCGCGTCTTGCCGACCTTACGGGGTTCCGGGTGGGTGTCTGCATGGGAACGACCGTGGCGAGTCAGCTGAACGCCCTGCAGTTCTATAAAGCATACCGCGAGAACGGCGCGGCGCCGATGATATCAGTGGACAGATTTTTAAAGGGCAATCTTGCTGAATATATTGCGCGCAGGATCGGGGCGCGGGGCCCGCAGATCTCCGTGGTGAACGCCTGCTCTTCCTCGACCGACGCGATCGGCGTCGCGCTCTCCTGGCTCAAGGGCGGCCTGTGCGATATTGCGATCGCTGGCGGGGCGGATGAGTTGAACCACGTGCCCTATTGCGGATTCAACTCTCTCGGCATCGCCAATCCCGGTCTTTGCGCGCCCTTTGACCGGGACCGCAAGGGATTAAACCTCGGAGAAGGCGCGGGAGTCATGGTCATCGAAACCAGAGCAACAGCGCGCACGAGGGGCGTTGTATCACCTCTCTTTCTTTCAGGCTATGGCACATCGAGCGACGCCTATCATTTGACCGCGCCAAGTCCCGATGGTGTGGGTTTGAGAGCTGCATTGCATGACGCACTGGCGGAAGCGGGCATCGCACCCCGCGAGGTCGGATTTGTCAATGCCCACGGCACCGGAACCCATGAAAATGATCTGGTCGAAGGAAATGTGCTGGCGGACGTCTTCGGACAGGATCTCATCATGCTGTCGACCAAAGGGTTCACGGGACATACCCTGGGCGCAGCAGGAGGCATCGAGGCCGTGTTTACGGCGGCAGGACTTCGCGCAGGATGGGTTCCGGCCAGCGCGGGTTATCATACCAGGGATGAGGCCATCCCCATTTCTCCTGTGCGGGGAAAGACCGTCATCACCGGACGCTTCGCGCTATCCACTTCGCTGGCCTTCGGGGGCACCAATGCCGCGATCGTGATCGGACGGGAGAAAAACGCATGAAGATCTCCGGGATCGGCCTGATCTTTACGCAGGGTCTGGGCATAGAAAGTCTTGAGAAGGCCATGCAAAATGGATGGCAAAAGCCGGGTGAAGTGGCTGCTCATCCGGTCATGGGAGGCACGTTGCCGGCGTACCTGGTCGATCTTGCCACGGCGCCCGTTAAAGCGTTGTTAAAGAAAGTGCGGCGCTCGGATACGCTGAGCAAGATGTCCGTGGTCGCAGCGTCGGACGCACTGCTGAACAGCGGGATCGAGAATAGTGCCCGGAAAAAGATCGGCATCATCATTTCAACCGCTTTTGGTCCCCACGTGACCACGTTCGATTTTCTGGACGACATCCTTGACCACGGCGATGCTGCAGTATCGCCGACCACGTTTTCGAACTCGGTACACAATGCAGCGGCCTCCTATGTCGCAACCTCCCTGAACATAAAGGGTCCTACACTGACGATCTCCCAATTCCAGTTCTCGTTCCAGGCGGCGCTGCAGCTTGCGCAGGCATGGCTGGACCAGGGCCGCTGCGATCATGTCCTTGCCGGAGCAGTGGACCAGTACGGAGACGTCCTGGGGTATGTTTCCGATCATAAACTCACGACGGCGAAGGACGGAAGGATCAAACCCTTCACCTTCAATCCCACCTGTCAGGTCCCGGGCGAAGGCGCTGTTTTTTTTCTTTTAAGCAAGGGGAACGAGGGCAACGTGTATTGCGACATCAACGCTGTTCACACGGGCGACGATCCTGATAGAGGGAAGTCCGTCGATATCAACATCATCGATGCCGACGGCATGCTGCCCGACGAGTCCGCGTACCATTCGTCCCTGTCAACGGATATCCCGACAGCGGCCTATTCGCCGCTCTTCGGCAGCATGATGATCGGAAGCGCCTTCAATGCCGCGGCAGGCGCGCTGATGCTGAAACAGCAAACGCGCTACGCCGCTCCGGTGCTGGATAACCCTCAAGGGATCCGCCTTCTCACGGAATCCGGCAGCAGTCATATCGAATCGATACGCTGTATCGGGATCAACTGTTACGCTGACAGGTCGGTGATCTATTTATCAAAGGTGTGAGTTTAGTTTGGTGGTTGACCGATCAAATACTTTTCAAAATGGATAAAATCTAAAGAACATTACGACGGAGTAGCACGGATTGACACTGATTGAATAAAGCAAATGAAAAAAGCCTGATGTATTATCCGTGTTCATCAGTGTGCATCCGTGGTAAATATATATTATGGTTCCGGTTTGTACGGATTAGGATAGAGGTTATAAATAATCATGACCATACAGGAAATTGAAGATACCTTAATTCAGGGGATCGCTTCGATCACGAACCAGGAGGCATCGGCCGTTTCTCCTGATGTACCGTTCCACGATCTGGGGGTCGATTCGCTCGGGTTCATCGAGATCCTCGTGTTCATTGAAAAGACCTTTAAACTGCCGCTGATCGCATCGGACCTGACCAGGAAGGACTTTGAGACCATTCACGCCCTGGCTTCGTTCATCAGCGGAAAAGTGTAGTGTGGGAGCGGTCATGTTGGTGTCCAAACGCAAACGTTACCTCTCCGGTTCCGACTGGGTGATCAATACCTTCGATCATCTGATGAAGGCCTCGACCTGCGCGGGTAATATGTCGCAGGTGGTGCTCCAGTTCGATTCCCTGCTTGATGAGGATGAGGTCCGAACGCAGGTGAGCAGGTTCGCGGGCCGGTTCCCGGTATTGCAGGGAAGCGTAGGGCGGGACCTCAAACTTGCGCCTTACTGGAGGATACCCGCAAAAGGCGTGCACGAGGTCACGTTCGTTGTTCATCGCGTGGACGACCGGTCGTCAGACAATGCGTTCCCTCTTGCGCTCGCGCAGAGCGTGAATACGGCGTTTAGGGACGACAACGATCACCTCGCGTTTCATCTTTTCATCGGCCACGGGCGAAGCATGCTCGCCATGACCTTCGACCATCGCATCCTCGACGCACGCGGGGCAGAGCTGTTTTTGGACCTGTTCCAGAAGAGCCTGAAAAGGGGTGCACCCGAGGTGTCCGGGGATATTGCCTTTGTCTCTTCATCGGCCCTGACCCGATGGTCGAAAAGGTTCCTGGCAGGCAGGAACGTGAACCGCAGGATCATGATGCTATCGAAAACAGCAACACCGGAAGCCCTGCATCTTCCGTCCGGAAAAGATCGATGCTACCGTTATCATCTCCTTGCATTCAATGAAAAGGAGACTGCGGGCATTTATGAACGGGCATACACCGAGGCAGGGTATCTTATGGAATCGCCGTACCTGCTGTCCGTGATCATTCAAAGCATGCGCGAACTGTTCAAGAGCAGGCAGTTGACCGGCGCCAGCTACCTTATCCCCGTGACCATGGACCTGCGGCCCGGCCTGGACCCGCTGCAGGAAGTATTTTTCAACTACGTGTCGTACCTTTTTTACCAGGTTCCGGTCCTTGAGATCGATGACCGCAAAGGCCTCATTGCCCTGCTCAAGCAACAGATGTACGACCAGGTAAAATCGGGCTTTCCGAAAGACCTTGTGGAAGCGAGCTTGCTGACCCGCATCGCACCGTTGCCCGTGCTGGGGAAACTGCTGCACCTCCCGATGAAGGGGAAGATGGCAACCTTTGTCTTCTCCCATCTCGGGAAGAGCGCTTACCAGCATCCCGTGTTCATGGAAAAGCGGATCGCGAATATGTTTCACATGCCGCGCGTGCCCGTGCCTCCCGGGCTCGGGTTCTTCAGTAATTATTACAACAACCGACTCAACCTGGTGATCTCCTCTCTGGATGGGTTGCTGAGTGATGAAGATATCAGGATGCTCGAAGAGGGGATACGGGATCGATTCGGAGTTTCGAAGGCATCATGAATATTACCGGTGATGTTCTCGTGGTCGGCGCGGGTGTTGCCGGCGTTTCGGCAGCAGTGGCAGCAGCACGGGGCGGTTCGCGCACGATGCTTATAGAGAAGGAACGCTATCTCGGCGGTACCGGTACCGCGGGCATGTTCCAACATATCTGCGGCCTCTATCTGAATGGTGATGCGGCCCCGACAGAGACATTGAACCAGGGGCTCGCGCGCGAGTTTGCTGCTCTTCTGAGCGTGAAGTCGCCGCAGAGAACAATGAAAAAGATGGGCCGGGTGTACGTGCATCCGTATTCGAGTGAAGATCTGCAATCTGTGCTCACTTCGCTTTGCAGTGCTGAACAGAACATTACCGTACGGTATGATACCGCGGCAATCGCGGTCACGAAGCGGTCATCAGGGATCGAGAGCATCAAGGTCAAGGGTCCTGACGGTGAGCAGGTCATCTCACCGAAAATGGTTATCGACTGTACAGGAAGCGGAGAGATTGCAGCTCTGGCCGGTGCTGAATTCGACCTGTCCAGTCCGGAAGAACGTCAGCTGGCAGGCTTCACGCTTCACATAAAGGGCCTGCAGGGCGCCGATGATGCGCTTGCGCTCAAAGTCCCCTATCATCTTGCCCAGGCTGTGAAACAGGGGACGTTCTCGCCAACGGTAAGGTTTACGACCTTCAGTCCCGGAGATGCGATCACTGAGGGGTATTGCAAGATGAGCATTGACACTGAAGAGGGCCCGCGCAGGGAAGAACAAACGAGAAAAGAGGCCGCTGCAGTGCATGCCTATCTCGCATCGGTTATTCCGGCTTTTAACGGTTCCTTTATTGC
This DNA window, taken from Nitrospirota bacterium, encodes the following:
- a CDS encoding beta-ketoacyl-[acyl-carrier-protein] synthase family protein; this encodes MQDTSMVITGIGVISAAGNNVAETLSSFELGTRNAGPVTLFPTILKSPAFEVKHLPDAYYLEGWRTLSLALIAVDEAMKDARLADLTGFRVGVCMGTTVASQLNALQFYKAYRENGAAPMISVDRFLKGNLAEYIARRIGARGPQISVVNACSSSTDAIGVALSWLKGGLCDIAIAGGADELNHVPYCGFNSLGIANPGLCAPFDRDRKGLNLGEGAGVMVIETRATARTRGVVSPLFLSGYGTSSDAYHLTAPSPDGVGLRAALHDALAEAGIAPREVGFVNAHGTGTHENDLVEGNVLADVFGQDLIMLSTKGFTGHTLGAAGGIEAVFTAAGLRAGWVPASAGYHTRDEAIPISPVRGKTVITGRFALSTSLAFGGTNAAIVIGREKNA
- a CDS encoding acyl carrier protein, with the protein product MTIQEIEDTLIQGIASITNQEASAVSPDVPFHDLGVDSLGFIEILVFIEKTFKLPLIASDLTRKDFETIHALASFISGKV
- a CDS encoding beta-ketoacyl synthase chain length factor; translation: MKISGIGLIFTQGLGIESLEKAMQNGWQKPGEVAAHPVMGGTLPAYLVDLATAPVKALLKKVRRSDTLSKMSVVAASDALLNSGIENSARKKIGIIISTAFGPHVTTFDFLDDILDHGDAAVSPTTFSNSVHNAAASYVATSLNIKGPTLTISQFQFSFQAALQLAQAWLDQGRCDHVLAGAVDQYGDVLGYVSDHKLTTAKDGRIKPFTFNPTCQVPGEGAVFFLLSKGNEGNVYCDINAVHTGDDPDRGKSVDINIIDADGMLPDESAYHSSLSTDIPTAAYSPLFGSMMIGSAFNAAAGALMLKQQTRYAAPVLDNPQGIRLLTESGSSHIESIRCIGINCYADRSVIYLSKV
- a CDS encoding FAD-dependent oxidoreductase produces the protein MNITGDVLVVGAGVAGVSAAVAAARGGSRTMLIEKERYLGGTGTAGMFQHICGLYLNGDAAPTETLNQGLAREFAALLSVKSPQRTMKKMGRVYVHPYSSEDLQSVLTSLCSAEQNITVRYDTAAIAVTKRSSGIESIKVKGPDGEQVISPKMVIDCTGSGEIAALAGAEFDLSSPEERQLAGFTLHIKGLQGADDALALKVPYHLAQAVKQGTFSPTVRFTTFSPGDAITEGYCKMSIDTEEGPRREEQTRKEAAAVHAYLASVIPAFNGSFIAGTSLKVLEREGRRVMGEYTLTKDDVLSARKFSDGIVKNAWPIELWDRLKGTVYYYVPRGDYYEIPFRCITVKNVENLLTAGRCISVTREALGSTRVMGACVALGEQAGKAAAYRVRNGKYPENIKEY
- a CDS encoding polysaccharide deacetylase family protein, with protein sequence MKRYFIVAWLLVFIVSCVGIGTRETAAPIGSTPLDHLSEGSMAGDRANKSNLTSGLTGSIPLVTFVFDDGNDTDYLVARDIFAEQGAVACSAITTDWINGPGYMTVAQIIGLKDAGWEIMAHTATHPNLRSLSSAQVEGELSRSKATLEGLGLNIKNLVYPYNKNNEMVRAVARRYYRSGRGGRNAVNGAIVDPYDLKSYSIKHDLAGMERFIDRAYAGRSWIIFYQHRVDIKVAVEERHGSFIPGEKLMFSPSGAQGRYEPPAWYLFFGSLYFVPLSGRPGAGDTIIGESSGASARIDRILYDEWAQIRDMIRYVRTRYPDMRIVTIDQGLDILGIAQQAPLAAEIPAQPAYSAR